The segment CAAGGATCGGATGCATGCGCGCCGCGCTGAAGGTGGACGAGATGCGGGTGAAATCGACCGGGATGCGCAGGAACGACTTCTGGATTGGACGGCCGTCCTCGCTGAACCAGCCGTAGTTGCCGTCCGCCTTCTTGAAGCGGTAGGCGGTGTAGCGATGGCCCTGGTTGACGAACTCGGCGGCGACGATGTCGCCCTCGGTGTAGTAGCTGCCGTCGCGGTAGATGTCGTCGTAGATGACGGTGAAGCTGTCGCCGACGCGCAGGTCCTGAACGAAATCGATGTCGTACTTGAACAGGTCTGCCAGCTTGCCGACCATGCCGGGGCTCATCCCGGCGCGGGAGGCGGCGGCGTAGAGCGAGCTGTCGATCACGCCATGCGCGACGTGTTCGCGCGTATCCATGTCGCGCGGTTCCAGCGTCAGTTTGGCGGTGCCGTCGTCGAAGCGGACCATCGCGCGGGTGGCAGAGTCGCGGTCGAAGCGCAGGCCCTTCAGGCTGCCGTCGCTGCCGAGCAGGAAGTCGAACTCCTGGTGCGGGCGGATGGTGTGGAGCGCAGACTTGGCATCGCCCGCCGCATCCATCACCCGCTGCAGGTCGGACATGCTCAGGCCCTGGCTGGCGAAGATGTCCGAAAGTGTCTGGCCCGGCTCGACCTGGACCCGCTGCCAGTCCTCGACGGTCGGTGCCTGCGTCGTCGCCGGCGATGCTTTGGGCAACGCCAGTGGCAGCAGCGTGTGTGCTTCGGCGGCCGGCGGCGTACGCATGGCCGATGCCCAGGCGGGAAGCAGAAAGCCGGACAGCGCAGTGATCAACAGCGCAGTGGCAGCGAGCACCCAGCGCTCGCGATGCCAGCGGATCGGCTCGGCCTCGCCGTTGCGGTTGAACGACCAGTGCGAGCAACGCTCGTAGAAGTGGGAGTGCCTGCGCTGCGCCTTGCGGCGGATGGCCTGCTTGCGCGCCGCGTGCGCCACCTGCGACCCCTCACTCATAATGCATGACCCCACCCGAAAACCTGCGACCGGCCGGTACCGTAACGGCCATGTGTAAAGGGTGTCAACGCCTTTTCCATCAATGGTTTGCGCTAGGTTCTTGGTTAACGCACAATTAACTTCACCCCTGTGAAGTCGGTCACTCGAGTGGCTGTCTAGGCAACTAAATCCGAGGATTGCATGAACGAGTTGGAACAGGCGCTGGCCACCATCGCTCGCGGAGCGGACGAGATCATCAAGCGCGAGGAGCTGGAGCAGCGTCTCAAGGCGGGTCGCCCGCTGCGGATCAAGGCGGGATTCGATCCGACGGCGCCCGATCTCCACCTCGGGCACACCGTACTGCTCAACAAGATGCGTCAGTTCCAGGACCTGGGGCACCAGGTGATTTTCCTGATCGGCGACTTCACCGGCATGATCGGCGACCCCACCGGCAAGAACGTCACCCGCCGGCCGCTGTCGCGTGAAGACGTGCTCGGCAACGCCGAAACGTACGCATCCCAGGTCTTCAAGGTGCTGGACAAGGGGCGCACCGAGGTGCGCTTCAATTCCGAGTGGTTCGGCCAGATGACCGCGGCCGACATGATCAAGCTGGCTGCGCAGCACACCGTAGCCCGCATGCTCGAGCGTGACGACTTCGCCAAACGCTACGCGGGACAGCAGCCGATCGCCATCCACGAGTTCCTGTATCCGCTGGTCCAGGGCTACGACTCGGTGGCGCTGAAGTGCGACGTCGAGCTCGGCGGTACCGATCAGAAGTTCAACCTGTTGATGGGGCGCGCACTGCAGGAACACCACGGGCAGCCGCCCCAGATCGTGCTGACGATGCCGTTGCTGGAGGGGCTGGATGGTGTCAACAAGATGTCCAAGTCCCTGGGCAACTACATCGGTATCAACGAGCCGGCGATCGATATCGTCACCAAGACAATGAAGATCGGCGACGAGCTGATGTGGCGCTGGTTCGAGCTGCTCAGCTTCGAGGTGTCGCTGGAGGAAATGGCTCGCATGAAAGTGGACGTCGCCAGCGGCGTCCTGAATCCGCGCGATGCCAAGCTGCGCCTGGCACGTGAGCTGGCGACCCGGTTCCACGACGCGGCCGCCGCCGAACAGGCCATTGCCGGCTGGCACGCCGTGGTTCGGGGTGAGGGAGACACGTCGTTGCTTCCGCTTTCCGAGATCGCTGTCCCCGCCGAGGGATTGAGGTTGCCGGCGCTGCTCACGGCAGCGGGCCTCACCGCGAGCAACTCGGAGGCCAATCGCAAGCTGAAGGAGCGCGCGGTCAAGATCGACGCCCAGGTGGTCGAAGATCCCCAGCAGGTGTTCGTTGCGGGCTTCGAAGGCGTCCTGCAGGTGGGCAAGCGCAACTTCGCCCGCGTGCTGCTCAAGGTGTCATGAGCGATCACCTTCCCGCGGCGCCGCCGCGTGGAGGGGTGACGCTTTTCAGGACAATGGTTTGCGTCCGCCGCAGCAACTTCCTCGCGAAAACGCTTGCCAATGTCGGGGGGCGTGCCTACTATGCGCCCCCCGCCGCGGCGACATCGCTTCGAACGGAAACACATCGCGAAGAACTTCTCTTCGATGTGTTGCCAGATCGAAAAAATGTTGTACAGTAGGCGGCTCGCTCCTCTTCCAAAACGACTTCTGGCTGAGCGGCAACAACTTCAAAATCAAGTGTGACGAAGGTGTTGACGGGCATTGAAATCGATGTAGAATGAGCGGCTCACCTGAGGCGAAACGCTTCGGGGCGATTCGAGAAACGGATCGCAAGTGATTGATCTTTGACAGTGTGCGCAGGTGACTTGTGTGGGCGCCTTGCAGTGGACGGGATGACTGTCCAAGCAATGCAAGGGTCCAACATACAAGTCAGCAATGACGTTTTATGTTGGGATCACCCTTCAGAAAGATAGATCGACTTCGGTTGATCGAAAACTTAAGTGAAGAGTTTGATCCTGGCTCAGATTGAACGCTGGCGGCATGCTTAACACATGCAAGTCGAACGGCAGCACAGCAGAGCTTGCTCTGTGGGTGGCGAGTGGCGGACGGGTGAGTAATGCATCGGGACCTACCCAGACGTGGGGGATAACGTAGGGAAACTTACGCTAATACCGCATACGTCCTACGGGAGAAAGCAGGGGACCTTCGGGCCTTGCGCGGTTGGACGGACCGATGTTCGATTAGCTTGTTGGTGAGGTAATGGCTCACCAAGGCGACGATCGATAGCTGGTCTGAGAGGATGATCAGCCACACTGGGACTGAGACACGGCCCAGACTCCTACGGGAGGCAGCAGTGGGGAATATTGGACAATGGGCGCAAGCCTGATCCAGCAATGCCGCGTGTGTGAAGAAGGCCTTCGGGTTGTAAAGCACTTTTATCAGGAGCGAAACACTGTCGGCTAATACCCGGCGGGACTGACGGTACCTGAGGAATAAGCACCGGCTAACTTCGTGCCAGCAGCCGCGGTAATACGAAGGGTGCAAGCGTTAATCGGAATTACTGGGCGTAAAGCGTGCGTAGGCGGTTTGTTAAGTCTGCTGTGAAATCCCCGGGCTCAACCTGGGAATGGCAGTGGATACTGGCAAGCTAGAGTGTGTCAGAGGGTGGTGGAATTCCCGGTGTAGCGGTGAAATGCGTAGAGATCGGGAGGAACATCAGTGGCGAAGGCGGCCACCTGGGACAACACTGACGCTGAGGCACGAAAGCGTGGGGAGCAAACAGGATTAGATACCCTGGTAGTCCACGCCCTAAACGATGCGAACTGGATGTTGGTCTCAACTCGGAGATCAGTGTCGAAGCTAACGCGTTAAGTTCGCCGCCTGGGGAGTACGGTCGCAAGACTGAAACTCAAAGGAATTGACGGGGGCCCGCACAAGCGGTGGAGTATGTGGTTTAATTCGATGCAACGCGAAGAACCTTACCTGGCCTTGACATGTCCGGAATCCTGCAGAGATGCGGGAGTGCCTTCGGGAATCGGAACACAGGTGCTGCATGGCTGTCGTCAGCTCGTGTCGTGAGATGTTGGGTTAAGTCCCGCAACGAGCGCAACCCTTGTCCTTAGTTGCCAGCACGTAATGGTGGGAACTCTAAGGAGACTGCCGGTGACAAACCGGAGGAAGGTGGGGATGACGTCAAGTCATCATGGCCCTTACGGCCAGGGCTACACACGTACTACAATGGTCGGTACAGAGGGTTGCAATACCGCGAGGTGGAGCCAATCCCAGAAAGCCGATCCCAGTCCGGATTGGAGTCTGCAACTCGACTCCATGAAGTCGGAATCGCTAGTAATCGCAGATCAGCTATGCTGCGGTGAATACGTTCCCGGGCCTTGTACACACCGCCCGTCACACCATGGGAGTGAGTTGCTCCAGAAGCCGTTAGTCTAACCGCAAGGGGGACGACGACCACGGAGTGGTTCATGACTGGGGTGAAGTCGTAACAAGGTAGCCGTATCGGAAGGTGCGGCTGGATCACCTCCTTTCGAGAAAGGCAGCACTTATCTGCTGCAAGACGTCCACACAAGACACCTGCACATCCGCACGCCACAGGGCGTGCATGGTCATTTCGACCGGAAGCTTTATGGGTCTGTAGCTCAGGTGGTTAGAGCGCACCCCTGATAAGGGTGAGGCCGGTGGTTCGAGTCCTCCCAGACCCACCACCAAGCACCTGGGGCCATAGCTCAGCTGGGAGAGCACCTGCTTTGCAAGCAGGGGGTCGTCGGTTCGATCCCGACTGGCTCCACCAGTTTTGAAACGAGCTTCTGACGGATGTGTAGCGCACACAAAAGATTTGAAACCGACCGGCGTTGAGGCCGGCACGGTGTTCTTTGAAAATGTAAACGAGTGACAAGCGTTTTGGTTCAAACCGAACCGAGATGTGTCGTTGAGGCAAATGTAGCGACGTGTTGTTTGGCGGAATCCCGTTCCTGAGGAGGAAAGGGAGTATGCCCCGAGGCGACTTGGGGTTATATGGTCAAGCGAACTAAGCGTATACGGTGGATGCCTTGGCAGTCAGAGGCGATGAAGGACGTGGCAGCCTGCGAAAAGTGTCGGGGAGCTGGCAACAAGCTTTGATCCGGCAATGTCCGAATGGGGAAACCCACTCCGCAAGGAGTACTGCATGGTGAATACATAGCCATGCAGGGCGAACCCGGGGAACTGAAATATCTAAGTACCCGGAGGAAAAGAAATCAACCGAGATTCCCTCAGTAGCGACGAGCGAACGGGGAGCAGCCCAAAAGCGCACAGTGTTTTAGTCGAAAGGTCTGGAAAGGCCTGCCGTAGACGGTGATAGCCCGGTAGACGAAAGGGCACCGTGCGTGAAATTGAGTAAGGCGGGGCACGAGAAACCCTGTCTGAACATGGGGGGACCATCCTCCAAGGCTAAATACTCCTGACTGACCGATAGCGAACTAGTACCGTGAGGGAAAGGCGAAAAGAACCCCGGAGAGGGGAGTGAAATAGACCCTGAAACCGTATACGTACAAGCAGTGGAAGCCCGCAAGGGTGACTGCGTACCTTTTGTATAATGGGTCAGCGACTTACTGTCAGTGGCGAGCTTAACCGTATAGGGGAGGCGAAGGGAAACCGAGTCTGAATAGGGCGCATAGTCTCTGGCAGTAGACCCGAAACCGAGTGATCTATCCTTGGCCAGGTTGAAGGTGCGGTAACACGCACTGGAGGACCGAACCCACATCTGTTGCAATAGATGGGGATGAGCTGAGGATAGGAGTGAAAGGCTAAACAAACTCGGAGATAGCTGGTTCTCCTCGAAAGCTATTTAGGTAGCGCCTCGGACGAATCTTCCTGGGGGTAGAGCACTGTTATGGCTAGCGGGTCATCGCGACTTAGCAAACCATGGCAAACTCCGAATACCAGGACAGACTATCCGGGAGACACACGGCGGGTGCTAACGTCCGTCGTGAAAAGGGAAACAACCCAGACCCGCAGCTAAGGTCCCAAAGTTAGTGCTAAGTGGAAAACGATGTGGAAAGGCATAGACAGCCAGGAGGTTGGCTTAGAAGCAGCCACCCTTTAAAGAAAGCGTAATAGCTCACTGGTCGAGTCGGTCTGCGCGGAAGATTTAACGGGGCTAAGCACTACACCGAAGCTCGGGGTGCATCGCAAGATGCGCGGTAGAGGAGCGTTCCGTAAGCCTGTGAAGGTGAGTTGAGAAGCTTGCTGGAGGTATCGGAAGTGCGAATGCTGACATGAGTAACGATAATGCGGGTGAAAAGCCCGCACGCCGAAAGCCCAAGGTTTCCTCGCGCAACGTTCATCGGCGCAGGGTGAGTCGGCCCCTAAGGCGAGGCAGAAATGCGTAGTCGATGGGAAGCTGGTTAATATTCCAGCACTTTTCTTAAGTGCGATGTGGGGACGGAGAAAGTTAGGTCTACCGGGCGTTGGTTGTCCCGGGGAAAGGCGGTAGGCATGGATCTTAGGCAAATCCGGGATCCTTTATGCCGAGCACCGAGACGAGTCCTATTGGACGAAGTGACTGATACTACGCTTCCAGGAAAAGCCACTAAGCTTCAGCTTAAGAAAAACCGTACCGTAAACCGACACTGGTAGGCAGGGTGAGAATCCCAAGGCGCTTGAGAGAACTCGGGTGAAGGAACTAGGCAAAATGGCACCGTAACTTCGGGAGAAGGTGCGCCCTCCGGTGTGGTCACGTGCGTGACTGAGCACTAGAGGGTCGCAGTAACCTGGCCGCTGCGACTGTTTATCAAAAACACAGCACTCTGCAAACACGAAAGTGGACGTATAGGGTGTGACGCCTGCCCGGTGCTGGAAGGTTAATTGATGGGGTCAGCCGCAAGGCGAAGCTCTTGATCGAAGCCCCAGTAAACGGCGGCCGTAACTATAACGGTCCTAAGGTAGCGAAATTCCTTGTCGGGTAAGTTCCGACCTGCACGAATGGCGTAACGACAGCGGCGCTGTCTCCACCCGAGACTCAGTGAAATTGAAATCGCTGTGAAGATGCAGCGTTCCCGCGGCAAGACGGAAAGACCCCGTGAACCTTTA is part of the Dyella thiooxydans genome and harbors:
- a CDS encoding OapA family protein, giving the protein MSEGSQVAHAARKQAIRRKAQRRHSHFYERCSHWSFNRNGEAEPIRWHRERWVLAATALLITALSGFLLPAWASAMRTPPAAEAHTLLPLALPKASPATTQAPTVEDWQRVQVEPGQTLSDIFASQGLSMSDLQRVMDAAGDAKSALHTIRPHQEFDFLLGSDGSLKGLRFDRDSATRAMVRFDDGTAKLTLEPRDMDTREHVAHGVIDSSLYAAASRAGMSPGMVGKLADLFKYDIDFVQDLRVGDSFTVIYDDIYRDGSYYTEGDIVAAEFVNQGHRYTAYRFKKADGNYGWFSEDGRPIQKSFLRIPVDFTRISSTFSAARMHPILGRMRAHKGVDYAAPTGTPIHAAGDGVIKFRGWMRGYGNFVILQHNKSISTAYGHMSRFAAGERVGQHVRQGQVIGYVGMTGLATGPHLHYEFRVNGVQRNPQTVTLPKPEPLPQAQLAKFEAQVVRPQLARLKQVDQNVKLAMANSRQHSDE
- the tyrS gene encoding tyrosine--tRNA ligase, coding for MNELEQALATIARGADEIIKREELEQRLKAGRPLRIKAGFDPTAPDLHLGHTVLLNKMRQFQDLGHQVIFLIGDFTGMIGDPTGKNVTRRPLSREDVLGNAETYASQVFKVLDKGRTEVRFNSEWFGQMTAADMIKLAAQHTVARMLERDDFAKRYAGQQPIAIHEFLYPLVQGYDSVALKCDVELGGTDQKFNLLMGRALQEHHGQPPQIVLTMPLLEGLDGVNKMSKSLGNYIGINEPAIDIVTKTMKIGDELMWRWFELLSFEVSLEEMARMKVDVASGVLNPRDAKLRLARELATRFHDAAAAEQAIAGWHAVVRGEGDTSLLPLSEIAVPAEGLRLPALLTAAGLTASNSEANRKLKERAVKIDAQVVEDPQQVFVAGFEGVLQVGKRNFARVLLKVS